From a single Andrena cerasifolii isolate SP2316 chromosome 8, iyAndCera1_principal, whole genome shotgun sequence genomic region:
- the Elp3 gene encoding elongator complex protein 3, with product MAKDKRVFEESKEERMVMTIGEVIQELLKAHHENRDVDLNKLKTRISSKYGLEASPRLVDIIAAVPADARRILVPKLKAKPIRTASGIAVVAVMCKPHRCPHINMTGNICVYCPGGPDSDFEYSTQSYTGYEPTSMRAIRARYNPFLQTRHRVEQLKQLGHSVDKIEFIVMGGTFMSLPEDYRDYFIRNLHDALSGHVSSNVDEAVKYSERSRTKCIGITIETRPDYCLKKHLSDMLRYGCTRLEIGVQSVYEDIARDTNRGHTVRAVCESFQLSKDAGFKVIAHMMPDLPNVDIERDVNQFIEFFENPAFRADGLKIYPTLVIRGTGLYELWKTGRYKSYPPSVLVDLIARILALIPPWTRVYRVQRDIPMPLVSSGVEHGNLRELALARMRDLGTDCRDVRTREVGIQEIHHKVQPYEVELIRRDYVANGGWETFLSYEDPTQDILVGLLRLRKCSSETFRPELNDKCSIVRELHVYGSVVPVNARDPTKFQHQGFGMLLMEEAERIAKEEHGSQKISVISGVGTRNYYRKMGYELDGPYMSKMLADCT from the exons ATGGCGAAGGATAAAAGAG TGTTCGAAGAAAGCAAGGAGGAACGTATGGTTATGACAATTGGCGAAGTTATACAGGAACTCCTGAAAGCGCACCACGAAAACAGAGACGTAGATTTAAACAAGTTGAAAACTCGAATTTCTTCTAAGTACGGCCTGGAAGCATCGCCCAGACTAGTTGATATCATTGCAGCTGTGCCAGCCGACGCGCGGAGGATATTGGTACCAAAGTTGAAGGCGAAGCCTATCAGAACCGCCAGTGGA ATAGCTGTCGTGGCTGTAATGTGCAAACCTCACAGATGCCCTCACATTAACATGACTGGAAACATTTGCGTTTATTGCCCCGGCGGGCCTGACTCGGACTTTGAGTACTCGACGCAATCTTATACTGGTTACGAGCCCACGTCTATGAGGGCCATTCGTGCGAGATATAATCCATTTCTGCAGACGAGGCACCGCGTCGAACAA CTGAAACAATTGGGACACAGCGTagataaaattgaatttatcgtGATGGGAGGTACTTTCATGTCATTGCCAGAGGATTACAGagattatttcattagaaatctACACGACGCATTGTCTGGGCATGTAAGCAGCAATGTCGACGAAGCGGTGAAATATTCCGAACGAAGTCGGACGAAATGCATTGGGATCACCATAGAAACGAGACCAGATTATTGCCTTAAGAAGCATCTTTCCGATATGTTGCGCTACGG GTGTACTCGCTTGGAGATCGGTGTGCAATCTGTTTACGAAGACATAGCACGAGACACTAATAGGGGGCACACTGTACGCGCAGTGTGCGAGAGCTTTCAGTTATCAAAGGATGCTGGTTTTAAAGTAATAGCGCATATGATGCCGGATTTACCAAACGTGGACATCGAGAGGGATGTGAATCAGTTCATT GAGTTTTTTGAAAACCCTGCCTTCAGAGCGGACGGTCTGAAAATTTACCCAACGTTAGTTATACGTGGCACAGGTTTGTACGAATTATGGAAGACGGGCAGATACAAAAGCTATCCACCGAGCGTTTTGGTGGATCTTATAGCTCGCATTTTGGCTCTGATACCTCCTTGGACACGTGTGTACCGCGTGCAAAGAGATATACCTATGCCTCTGGTCAG TTCGGGCGTGGAGCACGGAAATTTGCGGGAATTGGCATTGGCAAGAATGAGGGATTTGGGAACTGATTGTCGCGACGTAAGAACTCGAGAAGTCGGCATTCAGGAGATACACCATAAAGTACAACCCTATGAAGTGGAGCTCATACGTCGCGATTACGTTGCCAACGGTGGATGGGAAACGTTTTTGTCGTACGAAGATCCTACACAGGATATCCTGGTTGGTTTACTCCGATTGAGGAAGTGTTCTAGTGAGACATTCAG GCCAGAATTGAATGATAAATGTTCGATAGTGCGCGAGCTTCACGTGTATGGTAGTGTAGTCCCTGTGAATGCGCGAGatcctacaaagtttcagcatCAAGGCTTTGGAATGTTGCTGATGGAAGAAGCTGAACGGATAGCGAAGGAGGAGCATGGATCTCAAAAGATTTCTGTTATATCAG GTGTCGGAACACGGAACTACTACAGAAAAATGGGCTACGAACTCGACGGTCCGTACATGTCCAAAATGCTTGCAGATTGCACATAA